The Ornithodoros turicata isolate Travis chromosome 7, ASM3712646v1, whole genome shotgun sequence genome includes a region encoding these proteins:
- the LOC135399775 gene encoding uncharacterized protein LOC135399775: MLIWFRCYRGTTSKPKRIRIEEMEQKEEQKEEKGAGPSLRGGEASKISSNSQPNLQATTSSAGPTAQASHDGAQETNSATQAATKSKKASKRKPKRKSRKGVNEPRTDSASQASAAVVGESATVPEQTVSEQIAPVVGIPDRSQPEQTVSDRFARSAGECISDRTVKGSVTADRTSTEQAVSAQLLAAPSSPGKLVPSEPASGTPTSRKPRKRKKLLSQAAGEKDVSSTFVGTLPEVEKHPRQTTSSQMVRNGNAVYESDLATTNYGDRASPKGEADEIKKDNAAASDNVTGSPQTLRDIPKETAETVLATEQHEEAAQVYTRRPYGKATVAIFSDPVFSWTQCLLLEACCILVIAFACIAFLVTQNTEEDDVPLFTKACKSPPCSGIIRILGEINDTSEACDDFYTSVCSRRDVTDALGSRLEAIRRTHVRVGDELQRVNVPLTNRSRVQRLAATYKSCFAYMSRTAELSFILVAAEVIKKISSQTSRKATREGILDIFCVDLFAEGTPQAVVRMDVNASTLHISPHHSLQRLLGVTSSEHLAQILSRLYEFNRLPRQDFVSAAGLDEVVAAELGKSSADGSMDTTIQKFISTMEQHTSRLQRCTAEVLSKRANVAVTVHNATIIRNVLQKITQSPIGGLYMYIVVSIRDVLPYFRERQTKMSPDESFTGEGVPRHGEVTFRMLLASQWRQPLQLFMQNSIGATSAHEQASGILQHVSRELLDAVHDLSWLTPSGIAAVTDRILSAKQPPPIEDITVTPYTPNRGFLLSDILSRRLSEQSVAPADCEISPHLIISAAHPRSTVCVTPSAVGPPFFYDDVPLVVNYAIFGSLVASELLFASFGGFNNMTKSHLEQRLECFRNQQWSRNEDVAEDRILPAVLLTVAMNAVYRGILKFRGDKNVNVFTGFDRAFFVTRCLTMCDNGGPWNLTIRDLCNVPTKNSKDFVHAFRCRPMDNMVHSGICSPH; this comes from the exons ATGCTCATTTGGTTCCGATGTTACCGTGGTACGACGTCTAAACCAAAAAGAATCCGCATTGAAGAAATGGAGCAGAAGGAGGAGCAGAAGGAGGAGAAAGGCGCGGGCCCCTCATTGAGAGGTGGCGAAGCAAGCAAAATATCGTCGAACAGTCAACCGAATCTCCAGGCGACGACGTCATCTGCAGGCCCAACAGCCCAAGCATCTCACGATGGTGCGCAAGAGACGAATTCCGCTACTCAGGCAGCCACCAAAAGTAAGAAAGCCAGCAAACGGAAACCCAAGCGGAAGTCTAGAAAAGGTGTAAACGAGCCTAGGACAGATAGCGCGTCACAAGCCAGTGCTGCAGTAGTAGGAGAGAGTGCCACTGTTCCTGAACAAACCGTTTCAGAACAAATCGCTCCAGTGGTAGGTATTCCAGACCGTAGCCAACCGGAACAAACGGTTTCGGATCGATTCGCTCGTTCCGCGGGTGAATGTATTTCTGATCGCACCGTTAAAGGTTCAGTTACTGCGGATCGGACAAGCACCGAACAAGCTGTTTCCGCTCAGCTCTTGGCGGCTCCAAGTAGTCCAGGCAAGTTAGTTCCAAGTGAACCAGCATCAGGTACACCAACTTCACGTAAACCTCGCAAGCGTAAAAAACTTTTGAGTCAGGCAGCAGGCGAAAAAGATGTCAGCAGTACCTTTGTCGGTACCCTGCCCGAAGTTGAAAAGCACCCGCGTCAAACAACTTCGAGTCAAATGGTACGAAACGGGAATGCCGTGTATGAATCAGACCTTGCAACTACGAATTACGGTGACAGAGCAAGTCCAAAAGGAGAAGCTGACGAAATAAAGAAAGACAATGCAGCTGCCTCAGACAACGTTACAGGCTCTCCGCAGACACTGAGAGACATTCCGAAGGAAACTGCGGAAACTGTGCTCGCCACAGAACAGCACGAAGAAGCTGCCCAAGTTTATACGCGTCGGCCCTATGGAAAGGCGACTGTAGCAATTTTTAGCGATCCTGTGTTCTCGTGGACTCAGTGCCTCCTACTCGAAGCCTGCTGTATTTTAGTCATCGCATTCGCGTGTATTGCATTCCTGGTCACGCAGAACACGGAGGAAGACGACGTTCCACTATTCACTAAAGCATGTAAATCGCCGCCCTGTTCAGGAATAATTCGCATACTAGGTGAAATTAACGACACGTCGGAAGCGTGCGACGATTTTTACACCTCCGTGTGCAGTCGGCGTGACGTGACGGACGCCCTGGGAAGTCGCCTGGAGGCCATTAGAAGGACGCACGTCAGAGTGGGCGACGAGCTGCAGCGGGTAAACGTGCCACTAACCAACCGGTCACGAGTGCAGCGTCTGGCCGCTACGTACAAGAGTTGTTTCGCATACATGTCACGGACTGCTGAACTGTCTTTCATCCTTGTCGCCGCTGAGGTtataaaaaaaatttcgtcacaGACATCTCGAAAGGCAACGAG GGAAGGAATCCTCGATATCTTCTGCGTGGACCTATTTGCTGAAGGGACTCCACAAGCTGTAGTCCGAATGGATGTCAACGCTTCTACTCTTCACATCTCCCCGCACCACTCACTTCAACGTCTACTGGGTGTCACGTCAAGCGAGCACCTTGCTCAGATATTGAGTCGGCTGTATGAGTTTAACCGACTGCCACGTCAGGACTTTGTGTCCGCAGCAGGCCTGGACGAAGTCGTTGCTGCGGAGCTAGGAAAATCCAGTGCGGATGGCTCAATGGACACTACTATCCAAAAGTTCATTTCTACCATGGAGCAACACACCAGCAGGCTTCAGCGTTGTACTGCTGAGGTGCTGAGCAAACGGGCGAACGTCGCCGTTACTGTGCATAATGCTACCATCATCAGGAACGTTCTCCAG AAGATTACCCAATCTCCGATCGGAGGTCTCTACATGTACATCGTGGTCAGCATACGCGACGTGCTACCGTACTTCCGTGAAAGACAGACAAAAATGAGTCCAGACGAGAGCTTCACAGGAGAAGGTGTGCCCCGGCATGGAGAAGTGACGTTTCGGATGCTTTTAGCGAGCCAATGGAGGCAACCGTTGCAACTGTTTATGCAAAACAGCATTGGAGCCACATCTGCCCATGAACAAGCCTCCGGTATCCTGCAGCATGTCAGCAGGGAACTGCTGGACGCTGTTCAC GACTTGTCCTGGTTGACTCCTTCGGGCATTGCCGCAGTTACGGATAGGATACTCTCCGCGAAACAACCTCCTCCTATCGAAGACATCACTGTCACACCTTACACGCCCAACCGAGGTTTCCTGCTTTCCGACATATTGTCACGCCGTCTATCCGAACAGAGTGTCGCGCCTGCTGACTGCGAGATTTCTCCACATCTCATCATAAGTGCCGCACACCCCAGAAGCACGGTCTGCGTTACACCTTCTGCTGTGGGCCCACCCTTCTTCTACGATGACGTCCCTCTCGTGGTGAACTATGCAATTTTTGGGTCGCTGGTCGCGAGCGAATTGCTATTCGCTTCCTTCGGCGGTTTCAATAATATGACCAAATCCCATTTGGAACAACGTTTGGAGTGTTTTCGAAACCAGCAGTGGTCCAGGAACGAAGACGTTGCGGAAGACCGCATTCTTCCAGCGGTACTGCTTACGGTAGCCATGAATGCTGTTTATCGAGGAATCCTCAAATTTCGTGGCGACAAGAACGTGAATGTTTTCACGGGATTTGATAGAGCTTTCTTTGTTACGCGTTGCCTGACGATGTGCGACAACGGTGGGCCGTGGAATCTAACTATCCGTGACCTGTGTAACGTCCCCACGAAGAACAGCAAGGACTTTGTTCATGCTTTCAGGTGCAGACCAATGGACAATATGGTGCACAGTGGGATTTGTAGCCCTCACTGA